A window of Nocardiopsis sp. Huas11 genomic DNA:
CCACGGACTGGTCGCGAGCGCCGGTCGCCGTGGCCACACCGCGGACTGTCACGGTACGCACAGGAGAGGCCACGTGGTGCCCGCAGATTCAGGACGCTATCGCACTCCCGGCGCGGGTGCGGCGGGATTGGCGAAATGAGGGCGAGCCCGCCGCGGACATGCCCGACATGGCCGTCGGGGAGGGCGCGGCGCGGGCGTTCGGGCGCCTGTGGTCTCTGGGGAGGGGACGCCGCAGGCGCGCACCCCCGGCGGGTGCGCGCCTGCGGCGAGCCGGTCACGGGCCGGCGAGGGCCGCTACTCGAAGGCCTTGCGGTACTCGGCCGCGCTCGCGCGCAGCCGCTCCAGCTGCTCGGCCACGCGCACCGGGGCGGTGCCGCCGCGACCGGAGCGGGAGGCCAGGGAGCCCTCGACGGTGAGCACCTCGCGCACGGCCGGGGTCAGGTGCGGGGAGATGGCCGCGAAGTCCTCGTCGGCCAGGTCGGGCAGGTCGATGCCGCGCTCCTCGCACACGCGCACGCACGTGCCGGCGATCTCGTGGGCGTCGCGGAAGGGCACGCGCTCGCGGACGAGCCACTCGGCGATGTCGGTGGCCAGGGAGAAGCCCTGCGGCGCCAGCTCGGCCATGCGGTCGGTGTGGAAGGTCAGGGTGGCGACCATCCCGGTCATCGCGGGCAGCAGCAGGTGGAGGCTGTCGACGGCGTCGAAGACCGGTTCCTTGTCCTCCTGCAGGTCGCGGTTGTAGGCGAGCGGGAGGCCCTTGAGCGTGCTCAGCAGGCCGGTGAGGTCGCCGATGAGGCGGCCCGCCTTGCCGCGCGCGAGTTCGGCGACGTCCGGGTTCTTCTTCTGGGGCATGATCGACGAGCCCGTGGAGAAGGCGTCGTCCAGGGTGATGAAGGAGAACTCCTTGGTCGCCCAGAGGATGACCTCCTCCGACAGGCGCGACAGGTCGACGCCGATCATCGCGGTGATGAACGCGAACTCGGCGACCACGTCGCGGGCGGCGGTGCCGTCGATGGAGTTGTCGACCGACTCGGGGAAGCCGAGTTCGGCGGCCACCGCGCGCGGGTCCAGGCCCAGCGAGGACCCGGCCAGCGCGCCCGACCCGTAGGCCGAGACCGCGGCGCGCCGGTCCCAGTCGCGCAGCCGCTCGACGTCGCGCATGATCGGCCACGCGTGCGCCATGAGGTGGTGGGCCAGCAGCACCGGCTGGGCGTGCTGGAGGTGGGTGCGCCCCGGCATGGCCGCGTTCGGGTGCGCCGCGGCCTGGTCGGCGAGCGCGCCGACCAGGCCCAGGAGCTGGTCGGCGATGGCGCGCGCCTCCTCACGCAGGTACATCCGCACCAGGGTGGCGATCTGGTCGTTGCGCGAGCGCCCCGCGCGCAGCCGTCCGCCCAGGTCGGCTCCGACCCGCTCGATGAACCCGCGCTCCAGCGCGGTGTGCACGTCCTCGTCCTCCAGGACGGGGGTGAAGGCCCCTGAGGCGACGTCGGCCTCCAGGCGGTCCAGGCCCTCGATCATGCCGTCGAGTTCGTCGGCGGTGAGCAGCCCGGCCCGGTGCAGGGCCCGGGCGTGGGCGCGCGAGCCGGCGATGTCGTGCCGGGCCAGCCGCCAGTCGAAGTGGGTGCTCAGCGAGAGGCGGGCCAGCGCCTGGTCGGGGCCGCCCTCGAAGCGGCCGCCCCACAGGCGCAGGGCCTGGGGCCGGCCTTCGCCTGACTGGTCGTTGCCGGGCCGGTCGGCCATGGTGGTTCTCCTTCGGTACAGCGGGATGGTGGACGAGGGGGCGCGGGGGGGCGGTCGGTGCGCGCCGCCCGGCGGTCGGGAGCGCGCTACCCGGTGGTGCGCCGGTCGCGCCGGCCGGCGATCCGGCCGGGCATGGCGAACACGTCGATGAATCCGCGGGCGGCGCTCTGGTCGTAGGTGTCGCCGGTGTCGTAGGTGGCCAGGTCGAAGTCGTAGAGCGCGGTCGCGCTGCGGCGGCCGGTGACGACGGCGCGGCCGCCGTGCAGGACCATGCGGATGTCGCCGCTCACGTGCCGGTTGGCCTCGGTGACGAAGCCCTGGAGCGCGTCCTTGAGCGGGGAGAACCACAGGCCGTCGTAGACGAGTTCGCCCCAGCGCTGGTCGACACCGCGCTTGTAGCGGGCCAGTTCGCGCTCGACGGTGACGTTCTCCAGTTCCTGGTGGGCGGTGATGAGGGCGATGGCGCCGGGCGCCTCGTAGACCTCACGGCTCTTGATGCCGACCAGGCGGTCCTCGACCATGTCGATCCGGCCCACGCCCTGGGCGCCGGCCCGGCGGTTCATCTCCTCGATCACCTGGAGCGGGGTGAGTTCGCGGCCGTCGATCGCGGTGGGCACGCCGTCGGCGAAGGTGATGACGAGTTCGTCGGGCTCGCGTACCGCGGCCGGGTCCTGGGTGTAGGCGTACAGGTCCTCGATGGGACCGTTCCAGATGTCCTCCAGGAACCCGGTCTCCACCGCGCGCCCGAAGAGGTTCTGGTCGATGGAGTAGGGCGACTTCTTGCTGACGTCGATCGGCAGGCCCTTGTCCTCGGCGAAGGCGATGGCCCGGTCACGGGTCATGCCGGAGTCGCGCACGGGGGCCAGGACCTTCAGCTCGGGGAAGAGGGCGGCCAGGCCGGCCTCGAAGCGGACCTGGTCGTTGCCCTTGCCGGTGCAGCCGTGGGCGACGAGCGTGGCGCCGTGGTAGCGGGCGGCGTCGGCCAGGTGCTTGACGATGAGCGGGCGCGAGAGCGCCGAGACCAGGGGGTAGCGGTCCATGTAGAGGGCGTTGGCCTGGATGGCGGGGACGCAGTACTCGGCGGCGAACTCGTCGCGGGCGTCGGCGACCACGGCCTCCACGGCACCGCAGTCCAGGGCGCGGCGGCGGACGGCGTCGAGGTCCTCGCCGCCCTGGCCGCAGTCGATGGCCACGGCGACGACCTCGGCGCCGGTCTCCTCGGCGATCCAGCCGATGGCGACGGAGGTGTCGAGTCCTCCGGAGTAGGCGAGGACGACGCGCTCGGACATGGTGTTCCCCCTGGGCTGTGCTGTGCTCGTGGTGCCGGCCGCCGCGACGCGCGGCCCCCTACGGCCTGCGGTCGGCCAGGCGCAGCAGCGCGGCGGCCAGCTCGTCGCCGCCCTGGGGGTCGCGGGCGATCACCATGATGGTGTCGTCGCCCGCGATGGTCCCCAGGATGGCGTGGAAGTCGGTGTGGTCGATGGCCGAGGCCAGGTACTGGGCCGCACCGGGCGGGGTGCGGACGATGACCATATTGGCGGAGGCCTCGGCCGAGACCAGCAGATCCTCGGCCAGCCGGGTGAGTCGCGCCCCGGAGACCTGCTCCAGGTCGAGGCTGTCGGGACGGGTGCGCTGCAGCCGTTCGCCGCCCTCCCCCGGCAGGACGTAGGCCAGGTGGCCCTCGGCGGTACGGAGCTTGACCGCGCCCAGTTCGTCCAGGTCACGGGACAGCGTGGCCTGGGTGACCTGGACGCCGGCCTCGGCCAGGCGTTTGGCCAGCTCGCCCTGGGAGCGCACGTCCTCGCGGGTGAGGACGTCGCTGATCCGGGCGTGTCTGGCCGCCTTGGTCATCGGCGCCGTTCCACCGCTCTCACTCATCATCGTCGCTCGGTCCCGGGGTCGTCGCTGGTCTCCAACAGGAAGGCGAGCAGGGCCTTCTGCGCGTGGCGGCGGTTCTCCGCCTCGTCCCAGACCACGCTCCGCGGGCCGTCGATGACGCCCGCGCTGATCTCCTTGCCCCGGTAGGCGGGCAGGCAGTGCAGGACGACCGCCTCGGGGGCGGCGGCGCCGAGGAGGGCCTCGTCGATGATGTAGGGACGGAAGGGGGCCTCGCGGTCCGCGGCCTCGGC
This region includes:
- the argH gene encoding argininosuccinate lyase yields the protein MADRPGNDQSGEGRPQALRLWGGRFEGGPDQALARLSLSTHFDWRLARHDIAGSRAHARALHRAGLLTADELDGMIEGLDRLEADVASGAFTPVLEDEDVHTALERGFIERVGADLGGRLRAGRSRNDQIATLVRMYLREEARAIADQLLGLVGALADQAAAHPNAAMPGRTHLQHAQPVLLAHHLMAHAWPIMRDVERLRDWDRRAAVSAYGSGALAGSSLGLDPRAVAAELGFPESVDNSIDGTAARDVVAEFAFITAMIGVDLSRLSEEVILWATKEFSFITLDDAFSTGSSIMPQKKNPDVAELARGKAGRLIGDLTGLLSTLKGLPLAYNRDLQEDKEPVFDAVDSLHLLLPAMTGMVATLTFHTDRMAELAPQGFSLATDIAEWLVRERVPFRDAHEIAGTCVRVCEERGIDLPDLADEDFAAISPHLTPAVREVLTVEGSLASRSGRGGTAPVRVAEQLERLRASAAEYRKAFE
- a CDS encoding argininosuccinate synthase encodes the protein MSERVVLAYSGGLDTSVAIGWIAEETGAEVVAVAIDCGQGGEDLDAVRRRALDCGAVEAVVADARDEFAAEYCVPAIQANALYMDRYPLVSALSRPLIVKHLADAARYHGATLVAHGCTGKGNDQVRFEAGLAALFPELKVLAPVRDSGMTRDRAIAFAEDKGLPIDVSKKSPYSIDQNLFGRAVETGFLEDIWNGPIEDLYAYTQDPAAVREPDELVITFADGVPTAIDGRELTPLQVIEEMNRRAGAQGVGRIDMVEDRLVGIKSREVYEAPGAIALITAHQELENVTVERELARYKRGVDQRWGELVYDGLWFSPLKDALQGFVTEANRHVSGDIRMVLHGGRAVVTGRRSATALYDFDLATYDTGDTYDQSAARGFIDVFAMPGRIAGRRDRRTTG
- a CDS encoding arginine repressor, whose translation is MMSESGGTAPMTKAARHARISDVLTREDVRSQGELAKRLAEAGVQVTQATLSRDLDELGAVKLRTAEGHLAYVLPGEGGERLQRTRPDSLDLEQVSGARLTRLAEDLLVSAEASANMVIVRTPPGAAQYLASAIDHTDFHAILGTIAGDDTIMVIARDPQGGDELAAALLRLADRRP